AGATGGTAATATTAGTGGTGTCATCACAGTTCACACATCTATAAATCAACCATACATCAATGTTCTTTTTTTGTGAGTTTAGTCTGAATTTATTGCTACAATAATAGAGTTTACTATTTCTGCATTTACTGCATTTTTTTTTAAATAAGGGGGTATTGACTGGAGTAACTTCCCAGGTAAATTTCTTAACAACTTGCATGTTTCTAATCAAAAAATGATTTGACGATAAGCTGTGGAATACCCTGCAATCAGGGCATCACGAGCCGACCATAAATAAATTAAGGGTATAAAAAACCGATTTAGGCGGAGCGCCTAAATGAATAGAAATAATAACCTGCGGTTATAACGGTTATTATTAAGCTGCTAAGTAAAAAGGGCGTTTTCTCAAAACACAGATATTAATAAGTAATTATACAAATGTATTACTTTTTTTTAAATCTGCCTGAACCAGAATTTAAGCGCTGCTAACTGATGCGCAAACGATTGCGCTTTAAAATGTTTGCAATCGCAGTTATTTGTAATTAGAATTGTCATAGAGAAGTGAAAGCAACTTAAACCAACCAAAATCGTATGAAAGAGAATTTATTAAAGGGAAACAGAAGAAACTTTCTGAAGGGAGGGCTTGTCCTTGGTGGGCTGGCCGTGTTAAAACCTGAGCAGGTGATTTCTAGCCCCCTTAATGATCGTTATGAGGATTTTCGAATTATCACAGGACCTTATTTACAAACAAATTTTGGCAATAGCATCTCCATTTTATGGATTACCAGTAAAGATAGTTCCAGTTGGGTGGAATATGGCGAGTCGCCGGATCAACTGGATAAAAAGGCGTATGGCAAAAGCGATCTGGGACTGAAACCTGCGGGTCGTCTGAACTGTGTTAAACTGGAGCGTTTGAAGACTGGTGTGACCTATCATTATAAGATTGTCTCAAAGGAAATCAAAGATTTTCAACCTTATAAACTGACCTATGGAGATACCATTTCCGGCAATATTGAAAGTTTCTTAAATGCTGACGTGGCAAAGGATGAGGTTTCTTTCGTTATGTTAAACGATATTCATGACAGACCAAAATCTATCGCTCACCTTTTGGACCTCGATAAAGGGAATAAACGTGATTTCATTTTCTTCAATGGTGATATTTTTGATTATCAGACTGATGAAAGGCAAATTATAGAACATATGTTGCAGCCCTGCGTAGACTATTTTGCAAAGAGTACGCCTTTTATATATGTCAGGGGAAATCATGAAACCCGGGGTAAATTTGCGCGGGATTTTGCAGACTATTATGATCATGTCGGGTATACTGCATTTACACTTGGCCCGGTTCGTTTTGTAATTCTGGATTCAGGTGAGGATAAGCTGGATTCACATCCTGTATATGCGGGGATTGTAGATTTTGATCGATATCGAGAAGAACAGGCTGCCTGGCTTGAAAATGAAATTAACCGCAAGGAATTTAAAAAAGCGGCTTTCCGTGTGGTATTGATGCATATACCTCCCCGTTATTCGGGAGATGAACATGGAGCTGTTCATTGTACAGAATTATTTGAACCGATCATGAACCGTGGAAAGGTTGATTTGGTTTTAAGCGGACATACCCATCGGTACAAAATTCATCCGCCGGATAAAAAGTTAAATAACTATCCGATTATTATTGGAGGCGGGCCTCGTGATGGTTCCAGAACCCTGACAAAAATCAACGCAACTAACAAGCAAATACAAGTGAGTATGGTAGATGATTCGGGGAAAGAAGTGGGCAATTATCTGGTGGAAAAGCGTTGAGCAAACTTTGTCTCTTTTACCCCCATAAGTTGTCGTTTATGCGGCCTGTAATATGTTAATAATCTTTAGAAGTTTGTGATCAGCAACATCCTGATTACTATGAGCAAACTAAGTGTATTTAACTTTATAAGCCTGGATGGCTATTATAAGGATCTTAATAATGGTATAGACTGGCACCAACACGGCCAGGAAGAAGCTGGGTTCAGCGCCAAAAGTTTAGGGAGTGATCATATGTTGCTGTTTGGCCGGGTAACTTACCAGATAATGGCTTCATGGTGGCCAATGCAAAATGCTATCGATGCGATGCCCGAAGTGGCCAGGGGGATGAATAATGCCGAAAAGATAGTATGCTCCAATACCCTGCAAACTGTAGACTGGCAAAATACCCGCATAATGAGCGGTGATATATTCACACAGCTGGCGGAGGTAAAAAAAACATCGGCCAGGGATATCACCATTTTAGGTAGTGGTAACCTGACTACGCAACTGGCCCAGGCTGGCTTGATTGATAACTACCAGATCATGATAGACCCAATAGCTATTGGCAATGGTACTGCTATTTTTAAAGGCTTGCAGCGCGTGTTAAAGTTAAAACTAACCGATATCCAATCATTTAAAAGCGGAACGGTATTGCTAAGTTATGAGGCTGTCTAAATTAATCATCAATATACTAAACACCTATTCATTATGAAAGTACAGATATGGGCCAATCTAGGCGTTAAAGATGTAGCGCGAACTGAGGCATTTTACACTAAACTGGGTTTTGAGCAAACCCCAGGACAAAAGAGTGAGGAGTTAACCAGCTTTTTATTTGGCAATGATGGTTTTATGATCCACTTTTTTAAAGAGGAAAGTTTAAAAAACGGAATGAAGGGGGAGTTAGCCGATTTGAGCAAGGGAAACGAAGTTATCTTTTCTATCTCGGCTGAAACAGAGGAAGAGGTTAATGACTGGGCGGTAAAAGTGAAAGATGCGGGAGGTCATGTGTTTAGCCCGCCCGAAGCCTTTCAAGGCATGTATGGTTGTGCTTTTGCCGATCCCGACGGGCATAAGTTTAACATTTTAAAATGGAAATAGGGAGCTATGATTTCACTTCTTTCTTAAGTCAGTCATGATGTAGTTGATCCATTGTTTTGGTGGTATACTTAACTTCCGGTCAGGACTGAAGCCTGTTTCATCAATTGGATGTTTATCAGTCCAACTGGATTTTGAGACTGGTATCATCAAAATGAATTCCTTGAAGGGAAGCGGGGTTGCAACTAAAAACTGATGCTCAGGCTGAAGCTTATAAGGGACTGGGTCAGCTTTATCTAACTGATCCAAGATTTACCGATGAATATGGTTCGTCAGATCAGGATTTTCATTTGTGAAACAATCGTTGCCTACGCGGATAGAAATCTTAGTATATGAACTGTCGTGTCATTTCGTAATGAAATGACACGATTTTTATGGTGTGATTGTAATCACACTTATTTTGTGATTTCCTTCCTTTCTGGTTTTTCTGCGTTAACCCAACTTTGTGTGATCAACACATAAACAATAATAAGCGATGAAATTTTTTTTAACCGGAGCCAATGGATACATCGGGGGTTCAATAGGTAAAGTATTTGTTCATACCTCAGGGTCAAGCGTAGTAGCGGATGATGTTTTGGGTGACATTGAAAATCCCGAGATTTTTGAGGAAGCTACTTCTTTTGTACCCTTGGAGGTACGTGAACGGGGGGGAGCTATCAATCAAATGGTGATAGATGCAGGAGTTCACCGAAACGTGCGGGCTATTGTCATTGTACCCTCTATGATTTACGGTGATAGCCTCGGATTGGATGTGGAGAGTGTTCAATTACCTCCGATATATCGAAAATCAATTGAGGTTGGTAAAGGGGTTTACCTTGGAAAAGGGATCAACCGCTGGTCAAATGTAAATATTTCTGATGTCATCGACCTGTACCTGCTTGCTTTGGAAAATGCACCTGCAGCTAGTTACTTATATATAGAGAGCGGAGAAGAATCCTACAGGGATCTTGCGGGTTACATTAGCCATGCTTTAGGCTTTGGTGGAGAAACAGAGAGTTGGAAAGCGGAAGAGGCTTTAGCAGAAATTGGTGGGCTTGCCCGGTATGGGCTCGGGTCTAACAGTAGGGTAAAAGCGGTAAATGTACGTAAGGTACTGGGCTGGAAACCTAAGGGTGGGAGTATATTTGAATGGATTTCATCAAATAAATATTCCAGATGAAAAAAATACTGTTAGTGATTGTAATCAGCTTGTTTCAAGCCTTAATGTTTTCGCTTTTTGCCCAGTCAAAAGCAGCTCTGGAGGTTGTTTCTTCATTTTCTGTGGAACGTCCCAGTAATATTGCCGTTTCTCCTGAAGGGAGGGTTTTCATCACGATGAGCGCTGAGGGAGAAACCAAACATCTGGTACGAGAAATTTTGTCAGATGGAAAAGTAGTTGGTTTCCCGGATACTTCGTGGATCACGAAACCCCGGGCTGGTTCTATTAAAGGAATTAACTCAGCTATCGGTATTCAGGTTTCTGCTGATCATCTGCTTTGGGTATTGGATATGGGTAATAAGAAGACTGAACCTATACAGGGACCGAAGCTTATTGCCTGGGATATTAAGACCCGTAAACTGGTTCATATATATCCTTTGCCAGACGCGGTACTACGCCCAACATCTTTTCTCCAGGATTTCGTCATTGACGAAAAGCGACAGATAGCTATACTTGCAGATATGACTATGGCTGGGATGGTGTTGCCGGCATTTCCTGCTTTTGTGGTTATTGATCTGAAAACAGGTTATAGTAGAAGAGTACTGGAAAATCATTCCTCCTTTCAGCCGGTTGATGAATCCCTGGTCGTTAACGGCCGGCCTGTCAGCCACCGTTATCCTGATGGAAGAGAATACCATCCGAAATATCCGCTCAATCCGATTTCTATTGATCAGGAAATGAATTGGGTTTATTTCGGCGCTTTAGGAGGGAATAAGATCTACCGCATTTCTGCAGCTGCAATTGCTGACGAAGTGCTGACTCATGAAGAACTGGGGGCAAAAATAGAATATTATGCTGCTAAGCCTAAATCAGATGGTTTTAAGGTCGGGAGCAAAGGAGAAATCTATGTAACAGATGTTGAACACAATTCAATTGGGATTGTAAGTCCGGTCGGGTATAGGGTTCTTATCAAAGACAAAGTACTGCTTTCATGGCCGGATGGCCTGGCGTTAGCGCCAGACGGGTACTTGTATATTGTGGCGGATCAACTGCACAACAAACCCTATTGGAACAATAATCAGAATGTGAGCAAGCCTCCATACTATGTGCTGCGTATTAGAATAAAATAATATGAGCAATAACAGCAACTCAGTTACAATCGACTTAAAGCAGTTTTAAGTTGTCATTTCTGTAATTAGCA
This region of Pedobacter steynii genomic DNA includes:
- a CDS encoding metallophosphoesterase family protein; this translates as MKENLLKGNRRNFLKGGLVLGGLAVLKPEQVISSPLNDRYEDFRIITGPYLQTNFGNSISILWITSKDSSSWVEYGESPDQLDKKAYGKSDLGLKPAGRLNCVKLERLKTGVTYHYKIVSKEIKDFQPYKLTYGDTISGNIESFLNADVAKDEVSFVMLNDIHDRPKSIAHLLDLDKGNKRDFIFFNGDIFDYQTDERQIIEHMLQPCVDYFAKSTPFIYVRGNHETRGKFARDFADYYDHVGYTAFTLGPVRFVILDSGEDKLDSHPVYAGIVDFDRYREEQAAWLENEINRKEFKKAAFRVVLMHIPPRYSGDEHGAVHCTELFEPIMNRGKVDLVLSGHTHRYKIHPPDKKLNNYPIIIGGGPRDGSRTLTKINATNKQIQVSMVDDSGKEVGNYLVEKR
- a CDS encoding dihydrofolate reductase family protein — protein: MSKLSVFNFISLDGYYKDLNNGIDWHQHGQEEAGFSAKSLGSDHMLLFGRVTYQIMASWWPMQNAIDAMPEVARGMNNAEKIVCSNTLQTVDWQNTRIMSGDIFTQLAEVKKTSARDITILGSGNLTTQLAQAGLIDNYQIMIDPIAIGNGTAIFKGLQRVLKLKLTDIQSFKSGTVLLSYEAV
- a CDS encoding VOC family protein encodes the protein MKVQIWANLGVKDVARTEAFYTKLGFEQTPGQKSEELTSFLFGNDGFMIHFFKEESLKNGMKGELADLSKGNEVIFSISAETEEEVNDWAVKVKDAGGHVFSPPEAFQGMYGCAFADPDGHKFNILKWK
- a CDS encoding TipAS antibiotic-recognition domain-containing protein, which encodes MQLKTDAQAEAYKGLGQLYLTDPRFTDEYGSSDQDFHL
- a CDS encoding nucleoside-diphosphate sugar epimerase; its protein translation is MKFFLTGANGYIGGSIGKVFVHTSGSSVVADDVLGDIENPEIFEEATSFVPLEVRERGGAINQMVIDAGVHRNVRAIVIVPSMIYGDSLGLDVESVQLPPIYRKSIEVGKGVYLGKGINRWSNVNISDVIDLYLLALENAPAASYLYIESGEESYRDLAGYISHALGFGGETESWKAEEALAEIGGLARYGLGSNSRVKAVNVRKVLGWKPKGGSIFEWISSNKYSR
- a CDS encoding L-dopachrome tautomerase-related protein encodes the protein MKKILLVIVISLFQALMFSLFAQSKAALEVVSSFSVERPSNIAVSPEGRVFITMSAEGETKHLVREILSDGKVVGFPDTSWITKPRAGSIKGINSAIGIQVSADHLLWVLDMGNKKTEPIQGPKLIAWDIKTRKLVHIYPLPDAVLRPTSFLQDFVIDEKRQIAILADMTMAGMVLPAFPAFVVIDLKTGYSRRVLENHSSFQPVDESLVVNGRPVSHRYPDGREYHPKYPLNPISIDQEMNWVYFGALGGNKIYRISAAAIADEVLTHEELGAKIEYYAAKPKSDGFKVGSKGEIYVTDVEHNSIGIVSPVGYRVLIKDKVLLSWPDGLALAPDGYLYIVADQLHNKPYWNNNQNVSKPPYYVLRIRIK